gacacaggggaatcaggttgtcccacgtggggctcacagtcttaatccccattttacagatgaggtaactgaggcacagagaagttaaatgacttgcccacagtcgacaagtggcagagctgggattcaaactcatgacctctgactccaaagcccgtgctttttccactgagccacgctgcttctctagggctctagggcttggcacatagtgagcgcttaacaaataccatcattattattattcacatgcaACTTTGCAGACACTAAGAGTTagacaaaggcaataaataaataaatgaataatagccAATCTTGCACTTACTCTATAACTGAGAGGCCTTGCTGCGCCCTCTGTTGGAAATATCACAGACGTAAATTACAAAACCCATAGGAAAAGAGTTTGGgtgatttgtttttatttatcttccagtaagctccttgtgggaagggaagcaacgtggttcaatggaaagagcccaggcttgggagacagaggacgtgggttctaatcccggctccgccacttgtctgctgggtgaccttgggcaagccacttggctcagtggaaagagcccgggcttgggagtcagaggtcatgggttccaatctcggctctgccacttgtcagctgtgtgactgtgggcaagtcacttcacttctctgtgcctcagttacctcatctgtaaaatggggattaactgtgagcctcacatgggacaacctgattaccctgtatctaccctagcgcttagaacagtgctctgcacatagtaagcgcttaacaaataccaacaaaaaaattctctgtgcctcagttccctcatctgtaaaatggggatgaagaccgtgaggctcacctaagacaacctgattatcttgtatctatcctagcacttagaacagtgcttggcacatagtaagtgcttaacaaataccatcatcatcaacaaataacttaattattatcattgtttgcTTTGTAGTTCCAAAGAGCTCACTGTAGTGAATTTTTCTCAGTGGGTACTCAAACATTCAATTTATCTAAGTTAATTAACTAATGACTGCTCATAGTGCCTCATAATCaaccaatcggtgatatttattgagcacttactatgtgcagagcactgtactaagtacttgtgagatATGAATAGAGAGAGCCATACAACCACTGAAGCAGTTTGTAATctacattacaggtagggaagtGGCCAAGTATaagtttatcagtcaatcaaacaataaccagtctgtggtatttattaagtgcttgccaagggcagagcactgtactaagtccttaggagagcacaatataacagaattggtagccatgctccctgcccacaagaaatttacaatttAGAAAGATTATGTACATAAGGGACAAAaacttaactgtggtatttgttaagcactaaagtgcatgccaagcactggagcacacacgagataatcagatcacaatccctgtcccacatagggctaagtGGGAGAggtggcatttaatccccatattacagatggggaaactgaggcactgggatgcTAAATGGGGTCACAGAGCTGGGggtagaacccagggtctttgaTGCCCAAGCTATGTTCCTTaccttaggctatgctgcttacgCTGTAGACCGTAAACTAACCTTGTATAGGGAATGCGTGTACCAATTTGGTTACAgtgtactcccccgagcacttagtacaatgctctgcccacagtaagccctcaatacataccactgattgataattgagtaagctctcaataaatatgattgattgaggaaagtatctgccaattctgttgtgctgtgctctcccaagcacttagtgggagagtacagcacaataagtgctcaataaataccactgattgattaattgctgtgGGGTGTACGGTGGCCGAAGGGGGTGAGCAACAAAGTGTTTGAAACTAATGGGCCTCCTCTAgaccgagtgctcactgtggtcagggaatgtgtctgttattattatcattatcattattatttttattatggcatttgtaaagcacttactacgtgccaggcactgtactaagcgctgaggtggatacaagaaaattgggttgggcagagtccctgtcccacctggggctcacagtctcaatcgccattttacaaaggtggtagctgaggcccggagaagtgaagtgacttgcccaagatcacacagaagactcaCTGtggcgtcaggattagaacccttgaccttctgattcccaggcccgcgctctaccccttatgccatgctgcttatagtgtagtgctgtactctcccaagtgcttagagaagcagcgtggctcagtggaaagagcccgggcttgggagtcagaggtcatgggttcaaatcctaactctgctacttctcagctgtgtgactgtgggcaagtcacttcacttttctgtgcctcagttacctcatctgtaaaagggggattaactgtgagcctcacgtgggacaacctgattaccctggatctaccccagcgcttagaacagtgctctgcacatagtaagcgcttaacaaataccaacattattattattattattattctctgtgcctcagttacctcatctgtaaaatggggattaagactgtgagcctcatgtgggacaatctgatgaccctgtatctaccccagcgcttagaacagtgctctgcacatagtaagcgcttaacaaataccaacattatcattattattattattacagtgctgtgcacaaagtaagggctcggtaagtatgactgactgattgactcctcACAGATCAGCCCCGAGGAGCCTTCCTAAGCCTGCAGCTTCTGCACAGCCTCCTCTCCCAGCTGCTAGGCCACTGGAGGATCGGCCCTCATTTCTGGCCTCCTCCTCGTtctcatttcagtcaatcaatcaatcaatcaacctgtTTTATGTAtcgagagcttacaatgtgcagagcactgtactaagcacttggaagagtcgactacaacagaattacccggcacgtttcctgcccgttaacgagcttacggtctagaagcagcagagaagcggcgtagcttagtggaaagcgaacgggcttgggagtcagaggtcatgggttctaatcccagctccgccacttgccagctgtgcgactgtgggcaagtaacttaccttctctgggcctcggttaactcatctgtaaaatggagatgaagactgtgagccccaagtgggataacctgatgaccttgtatctaccccagtgcttagaacagtgtttggcacatagtaagtgctgaataaataccaatatttattttattttattttttagaggGAAGAGGAGTCATTTGGAGAAATCAAGGTTGAACGGTTCCTGTCTCTTTAAATCTTGATTGACCGGTGCCTTTaaaagggggagtgggagggtagGACTATCTTTCTCACCCCCAGTGGGCCGGctgggagagtcagaggagcagcATCTCAGCCTTGGCTTTCCACTGCTGTTTGATTGTCTTCATGCTGCTTTCTCAGAGGGAGGGACATTGTTTTAAATCCTGGGGTCTTCAGTTCGAGGCCTGCCCCCCTTGGGGGTCTGTTTACGGATGGTGATTTTAATCCAGGTGGGCTAGTTAGGAGCAGCTGAGCTGAAACTCTAAGGGCTTCCCGACTCCCCTTCTGCTAAGCCTCAAGGGATGAGGGCTCTGGATTAGGGTCACCTGGATGAGTGGAAGAAGGCCAACTAGACAGCTAGTAGGAAGAGAGCAACTTCTGGGAAACTTCTTGGGGATTTGCCCCTTAGCACTAGTGGGCTGCCCCACCTGATTCCCAGAGGCCCCAACATGGCTCTCCTCCGCTTCCTCTTCTTGGCTCTGCTCCCTTGGGAGCTGGCTTTCAGAGGGGCCGGTATGAATCCTCAGTCCCTGGCCGCTGCCTCTGAACTGTCTTTCCTCCAAGAGCTGCTGGGCAAGACCCCAAAGAGCACCTTTACCGGGCAGCCGCTGCAATACATGCTGGACTTATACTATCGCTCGGCTAACCAGGAAGGGCTCCCGTGGGAGAATCGGACTCTGGGAGCCACTTCGGTCAGACTGGTCCCCGCCTCGGCCAGCACTGGCATCTCCACCAGAGGTGAGTCgttcaataataatggtggtatttgttaagcgcttgctctgtgccggttgctgtcctaagcgctggagtggatagaggcaaactgggttggacacagtccctgtcccacgaagggctcacagtctcgatcaccatttttacagaggcacagagaagtgaagtgacctacccgggGTCACcgagccaacaagtggcggaactgggattagaactcatgaccttctgactcacaggcctgtgttctatccactacaccatgccgcttctcacaatcgtatttttttgagcacttgctgattgcagggcactgtactaagtacttgggagagtacaatataacagaattagcgacAGGGTCCTTACCCTGCCAGTCTAGAGTTGGGGCTGAATGTTTCGCTCATTGAAAAGTGAGAATAAACTGTgtccattaaaaggaaaaaaattccaGGGTTGGGGTAAGTGAAACCTGTCTCAGGTGTGGTGGGGCATCAGGAAAAGGATTCAGACAGTTTTCTTGACAAACACAGTGACCCAGCATAGAAAGAAGCATCATCTACTCTTGCCAACTAACCAGGGCATAAGGAGGTGAAGGTTAATGGCCTTTGAAAGGAATGAGATTGTCTTTTGCCCAAGCATCCAGGATCCCAAGAAATAAAACAAGCTTCAGCTGAGGAAAACTTGATAGCTAGTCTGCAGAAATGGCTCTGCTAATAGAACTCCATTGCATCCAAGATAGAGCATTATAGCTTTTGGGGCCTGAGCCTGGGTGAGATGGACCTGTGGGAAGGGTAAGAGTCCTTGAgctatgaatggtatttattgagcagtaattctgtgagagcactgtagcaagaatAAGTAGACTCAATCCCTACTCTTAAAGTGCTTAcagttagaggggaagacagatattaaaagacatctcaggactgtaagctcctcgtgagcaaggaacgtatctgccaactctgctgtactctactattcattcattcattcaataatatttgagtgcttactatgtgcagagcactgtactaagcgcttggaatgtacaaatcggtaacagagacagtccctgccctttgacgggcttacagtctaatcgggggagacagccaagaacaatggcaataaatagaatcaaggggaagaacatctcattaaaacaatagcaaataaatagaatcaaggtgacgtacatctcattaacaaaataaacacttactacagtgctctgcatataggaaatgctcaataaatactagtgattgaagaTTAGaccacaggaggagacagacagagtaAATTAGGAATAAAGGAAATGGAGTATCAGAACATTTCTAAaggattgtggggctgaggtgagtatccaagtgcttaaaggggtacaCGGCAAAGTGCGTAATTGCtgctgatggatggatggattaggGTGTTTTATGTACTGCGTTCCCCAAGAAGTGAGGGACAGGAAAGGAGAACCATTACTAACTGCTTGTTGGAGGCAGTAGGGAAtcaaggggaatgggagaagttgGAGTTTTCGAGACCAAACAGACTGTTGGTGTAATGCCGTAGcttaattattttaattactacggtatgtgtcaagcactgtactaagcagtggggtagatccaagttaatcacgttggacatggtccctgttccactgggggctcagggtctaagtaggagggaccacAGTAATGGTGAGGAGAACCCTGGGAGAGAcagtcatgggcaggaaatgcttctgtttactgttcttttggactctcccaagcacttaatacagtgttctgcacacagtaagctctgaataaatacgacaatgaatgaaaggagcgagCAGTCGCAAGAACCTTCAGTCAGtcggtattgtgtgcagagcagtgtactaagcgcttggagaatccAATacgataatataacagacatgtgccctgcccacatggcgtctatagtctagagggggagaagatgaggattTACAGGAAAGCGGCCACCTGACATTCACGtttgcctctctcccttccctccccaaagggACCTGGTTTGTGCAGAGCCTGGAATACCCCATGTCGGTGGTCCAGGAGAGGCAGATCCTGGTGAGGGCTGCCGTGGTTTATCCGTCGGTGCTGCGCAAGTCTGACACCCAGTTCTTGTGTCAGATGAAATCTAGGATCCGGAAGAACGAGCCCCATGTCAGGGAGCCTGAGTTCGAGGAAGCCTCTTCCCAGCTCTACCGGCCCACGGCCTGGCAGGAGACGGACTTCACGGCCTACATCCGGCAAAGGCTCCAGAAGGCCCATGGCCAGTTCTCCGTCTGGCTGCACTGGAAGTGTCGACAACAGAGGGCGAGAAGCTCCTCCAGGGCCCCGTGGAGGGGGACGGCCGCCTCGGAAGCTCCTTTTCTCTTGCTCTACTTCAATGACACCCACCAGGGCTACCAGGAAGTGGGGCCGCCTCTCCACCGGAGGGTCCGTCAGGCCGGCAAAGCCCCCGGGAGCAGCTTGGAGCTGAAGTTCTGCTCTCTCCGCCCTTTACTGGTCACCTCAAAGTCGTTGGGCTGGACTAACTGGGTCATCGCCCCCAACAAGTTCAACCCCAACTACTGCCAGGGGCTCTGCCCTCGGATTCTGCACATAGGGCTCAACTCCCCCAACCACGCCATCGTGCAGAACCTCGTGAACGAGCGGGTGAACCGGACGGTGCCCCGGCCCTGTTGCGTCCCCTACCAGTACAGACCGATTAGCTTCTTGTTGAAGGAGGACAACGGGACCGTCTTGTACAAAGAATTCAGGGACATGGTCGCCCAGTCCTGCACCTGCCGGTGAGAGCCTCGCGTTCTCCCCGCACGAGACCGCAGGTGTAGGAAATTAAATAGTCTGATGTCGCTGTACGAGATGCACGAAAATTCTTTACCTGACCCTCTTGCCCCAGAGGAAGCCATTCATGTGTTCTCTTCCCAAGAGGACTCACTGCTATTTATGATTTCCCAGGCTTACACCGCTTTCCTGACTGATCTTATCTGTATGAGTTTTGTATTGGACTTTGTGTGATGCAATGGGCCAACCGACACTGATGCTGTCGTGGTGGATTGGGGCCGGGAAGACGGAGAgtgtggtggggaagaggggagaaaagaggcaaGAATCTGGACCTGGCCCTCCAAATCCATGAACCTCGTCTCCTACTACTGAAGAAGCGAGGTTGGGGCAAAGCAggataaaatgaatttcaggctTTTTGTAATGAGGTTATGTGCCAGGATGGCTGAAAAAATTAATCTGGTGTGTGGGGGAGACCTGCTGAGGAGTCTCTGTCACTGTtgcctgctgcttcccattttccgATTGGACCTCGCCTTGTACGAATCTGCCACCTTGAATTTGAACTTGGCTCAGTGGATCTAATTCCATCCCCCgatcctctgcctctctcagGAACAGCTGGGATAAAAGACTAATTCCTGGGTTTGGATTAGACTACGGTCGCTATCACCTTTTAAGCAGCCCAACTGGGTGACCTCACGGATtacaggaaagagaaggtttaTGGCTTTTCAAAgtgtgggagagctggggtttATGGTTTTCAACCCACAGTGCTTTTGGGGTAAGTGGAGCCCAGActggaggaaatgtgggaagagtaggatttttaaaaaaaagaaaatttgtaTGAAATGGAGAAAGCACTTCACTAAATGATGCCTTGTTTTTAGTAGCACGTTCGATGAACCACCTAATGGAACTAGGATACACTGTGCTCAACCAGGGAAGGGCTTGCCTTGTCACTAATAAATCAAAGTTTTGCATCTAAAAAAGCAACTTTGGAGACTGTATGTGGGTTTCATGATGGTGAGCTGTGGCTCGATTCACTCCCCAAATTCTTGTGGGGCTTTTAAAACACGGCTTAAGTCTCTCATTTCAGACCTTcttatctttttatttttttcggTTATTCGGCTTAAGAGGCTGTTGGAAACTTGGGCCTTCTCTGGGTGGTTAGAGCTGGCTTTCCGAATCACTTATGAACTATGGCTGAAGCCCTTTGCCTCTGCAACCCTGAAATTGGATGTTCAAACACTAAAGTCTGAATGGATCCTATCATATGCTCTGTCTTAGAAAATGTGCTGTGTTGCAAATAAATCAATTGCTTTGCTAATGACAATCTCCCATTGCTGTGCCTTTGGTAAAGGGATGGAACTGTGGGTGTGTGTCTCTAGCTACTTCAGTGGAAGAAGGTGGAAGGCTCTTCCGCTTGTATGAGTCAAACACGTTAGTCCTGACCTcaaacccaatcaatcatatttattgagcatttactgtgagcataacattacactaagcccttgggggagtgtaATAGAATTAATAGCCatgatccccatcctcaaagaccttacagtagagtgggggaagacaggaaaatTAATTCCAGCTACGAAGCAGTAGTGGAGTATACATGTGCTTAGGGAGAGAGTGGTCGGAGTATTCAAGTGTCCAGGAGGCCAATAAGAATTAACTTCTTCACAGAAGAAGCACATGAGCTAGATAAGCAGAGTCCTGTAAGTAGAAGGAGGGGTTCTAATCAGAGAAATTCTCCGTATGCCTCCAATCTCCACTCAGTGttgaggaattgtctgtcaggcTCAGATCTGGAAATCTACATATTGGATActctttggagggaaaaaaaagtatacAGGAGTTATGATCCTGGACTACTATCTCAGGTGATCTGGTAAAGGTGAATGAGCTGATAGTATATGATGAAAAACGTCATGTCTTCCGAAGATGCCTCTTTTAAGCGGCTGAAAAGCATTGTAGTGAGAAGCTCAGGCAATCAAAAATTCTTCATTCCCCccattcttcatcatcatcaaggatattagcacgggcttggaagtcagaggtggtgggtcccaatcccggctctgccatttgtctgctgtgtgaactcggggaagtcacttaacttctttgtgcctcagttacctcatctgtaaaaatgggaattaaaaaatgtgagcctcatccacctctatatcatacagaaactccttttatcattggctttaaagccctcaatcaccttgccctcatttcagtctttttcatgggctcctcctctgcctcccaccccttatttgtggatgtccctcaaagttcagttctcaaTTACCTCAAAAGATGAgaaatcctacctcacctcactactctcctactacaactcagcctgcacgttttgctcctctattgccaaccttctgGCTGTACCTCAATGCCATCTATCGTATTGAAGgaacgtctccaagaggccttccctgactaagacctccttttccttttctcccattcccttctgcatcaccctatttTGTTCCCTGAATTCATACCCCCTccaggccccatagcacttatgttcacatctggaatattatttatttaaattaatgtttgtctccccttctggactgtaagctcattgtgggcagggaatgtctattatattgttatactatactttctccagggctcagttcagtgctctgaacacggtaagcactcaataaatgcaacttacAGAAAGGCAcatatagtgctgtggggttgagggtgaggtgaataccaaaagtcccaggtcacatagatctaaacccccattttcttCAGAATAGTTTCATTTGACTCCCAAtctattttctctctccagaGCTGGTTAGATCTGTTCCAGGAAACATCTGCTATATTTTAAAAgttgatttttattttgtttaaactACAGAGATCCTTTCCTATCTCAGgagatagaacagaattggtggtGGGATTCTCAGTTTGAAAGCTGGGGGATTTCTTTTTAATAAACTAAATGTATTGATCCAGTTCACTGGAAAATTAAGAAATCTGTCTAGATGTTGACTGTTCCAAAATTAGTGCCCAGTCAGAAGTGGCCTCTTGAAAGTGCAATTTTCAGTGTAACAATTCTGTGATATGCAATTCCATATTATTCACACCAGCATCTATTAAGTATTTACAGTAAGCTGTGGGGCCATTTCTGGCCCATAGACACTCGGTCTACAGGAGAggacaatctatcaatggtacttactgagtgcttactttgtggagagcaccatactaagcactttgagtaTAATCCAGCAgaattccctcctcacaacgagtttacggtcatAGTGGAAAAAACAATCAAACTGGAAACAGAATTTAACTGAAAAATGTTGTGAAGAACACTGTTGACCCAATGACTGTATTCATGCATTGTTCCTTGGGCATATTTGCTACTGGTCAAAGTGGTTTCTTGCCAATTTGAGATCTCTGCCATGTCAGATGTAGCCACATACCTTAAGGGCATTCACCTATCATGAGGTCActcatcatggagaagcagcatggcttagaggatagaccatgagcccgggactccaaaggacctgggttctaatcccagatccgccacttatctgctgtgtgaccttgggcaagtcgtgtgaatgctctgtgcctcggttacctcatctttaaaatgaggattaagattttgagccccaagagggac
This window of the Ornithorhynchus anatinus isolate Pmale09 chromosome 6, mOrnAna1.pri.v4, whole genome shotgun sequence genome carries:
- the BMP15 gene encoding bone morphogenetic protein 15 gives rise to the protein MALLRFLFLALLPWELAFRGAGMNPQSLAAASELSFLQELLGKTPKSTFTGQPLQYMLDLYYRSANQEGLPWENRTLGATSVRLVPASASTGISTRGTWFVQSLEYPMSVVQERQILVRAAVVYPSVLRKSDTQFLCQMKSRIRKNEPHVREPEFEEASSQLYRPTAWQETDFTAYIRQRLQKAHGQFSVWLHWKCRQQRARSSSRAPWRGTAASEAPFLLLYFNDTHQGYQEVGPPLHRRVRQAGKAPGSSLELKFCSLRPLLVTSKSLGWTNWVIAPNKFNPNYCQGLCPRILHIGLNSPNHAIVQNLVNERVNRTVPRPCCVPYQYRPISFLLKEDNGTVLYKEFRDMVAQSCTCR